Proteins co-encoded in one Bombus affinis isolate iyBomAffi1 unplaced genomic scaffold, iyBomAffi1.2 ctg00000904.1, whole genome shotgun sequence genomic window:
- the LOC126928389 gene encoding uncharacterized protein LOC126928389 produces MPWVTACLDLLAAPILGYCLAVRKLALQAGFFQEETNKSIVTQAVNAINTSTIQKETAPCADTMAPSVEEQRQEPKDKITIRMSGIMKSPRKFSGVVIAMCGLPGRGKSQVAQCLSRRLNWNGDSTKGICMARSR; encoded by the exons ATGCCCTGGGTTACTGCCTGTCTCGACCTGTTGGCGGCACCGATTCTGGGTTACTGTCTGGCCGTGAGGAAACTTGCACTGCAAGCCGGCTTTTTCcaagaagaaacgaacaaatcgatcgtaacacaagcggtgaacgctatcaatacgtcgactatacaaaaggagactgcgccgtgcgctgatacgatggcaccaagcgtcgaagaacagcgccaag AACCCAAGGATAAAATCACAATAAGGATGTCGGGGATAATGAAGTCTCCCCGAAAATTCTCAGGGgttgtaatcgcgatgtgcggttTACCAGGTCGTGGAAAAAGCCAAGTGGCACAATGCCTTTCGCGCAGGCTCAACTGGAACGGCGATTCCACTAAAG GAATTTGCATGGCGCGATCAAGATAA
- the LOC126928390 gene encoding immediate early response 3-interacting protein 1-like → MYLRLRTKRRYLLGHCNLRQCDFLHNILQICVKISTAVMEESVGWASWQNVQGFGEPSTVKSQILNLIRSIRTVARIPLIFLNIVTIIVNNWCLGERND, encoded by the exons ATGTATTTACGTTTGAGGACAAAACGTCGATATTTACTGGGCCACTGCAACCTTAGACAATGCgactttttacataatattttacaaatctgcgtgaaaatatcaacagcggtcatggaggaatctg TTGGTTGGGCGTCGTGGCAAAATGTTCAAGGCTTCGGAGAACCTTCTACAGTAAAGTCACAAATTTTGAACCTTATTAGGTCCATACGAACGGTGGCACGAA ttccattgatattcctaaatatcgtaacaataattGTGAATAATTGGTGCTTGGGTGAAAGAAACGATTGA